Proteins from a single region of Ziziphus jujuba cultivar Dongzao chromosome 1, ASM3175591v1:
- the LOC107423895 gene encoding sphingolipid delta(4)-desaturase DES1-like encodes MGRGGLREEKGVMASDFLWSYTDEPHASRRRQILSHHPQIKELFGPDPWAFLKINLAVLLQLWTATSVQNAGWLKILAIAYFFGSFLNHNLFLAIHELSHNLAFSTPVYNRLLGILANLPIGVPMSVTFQKYHLEHHLYQGVDGMDMDIPSHTEAHLVRNAGAKVIWVLFQLFFYALRPLFLKPKPPGVWEFINFLVQIGLDFAMVYFWGWKSFVYLILSTFVGGGMHPMAGHFISEHYVFKPGQETYSYYGPLNLLTWSVGYHNEHHDFPRIPGSKLHKVRQIAPEYYEGLESYDSWSQVIFMYITDRAVGPFSRMKRKAKQSE; translated from the exons ATGGGTAGAGGGGGAttgagagaggaaaaaggagtTATGGCTTCCGACTTCTTGTGGTCCTATACGGATGAACCCCACGCCTCCAGGCGCCGTCAGATCCTCTCTCACCACCCTCAAATCAAGGAGCTTTTCGGCCCTGACCCCTGGGCATTTCTTAAG ATTAATTTGGCTGTTTTGCTTCAGCTTTGGACTGCGACCTCCGTCCAGAATGCAGGATGGCTCAAGATACTGGCAATAGCCTACTTCTTTGGTTCATTTCTCAACCACAATCTATTCTTGGCCATCCACGAGCTCAGTCACAATCTTGCCTTCTCTACTCCAGTCTACAACCGTTTGCTTGGGATTTTGGCTAATCTCCCAATTGGAGTACCCATGTCAGTCACCTTCCAAAAGTATCATCTAGAGCACCATCTCTACCAGGGAGTAGATGGCATGGACATGGATATTCCAAGCCACACCGAAGCCCATTTGGTAAGAAATGCGGGGGCAAAAGTTATTTGGGTTCTCTTTCAACTCTTCTTCTATGCTCTTCGGCCTCTTTTTCTCAAACCAAAACCCCCTGGTGTTTGGGAATTTATAAACTTTCTTGTTCAAATAGGCCTAGACTTTGCTATGGTTTATTTTTGGGGCTGGAAAAGTTTTGTCTATCTGATACTTTCCACATTTGTTGGGGGTGGAATGCACCCAATGGCTGGCCATTTTATCTCAGAGCATTATGTCTTCAAGCCTGGCCAAGAGACATATTCTTACTATGGTCCCCTGAATCTTCTTACTTGGAGTGTTGGCTACCACAATGAACACCATGATTTCCCAAGAATTCCTGGTAGCAAACTCCATAAGGTGAGGCAGATTGCACCAGAATATTACGAGGGATTGGAGTCGTATGATTCTTGGAGTCAAGTCATATTCATGTATATAACGGACCGTGCGGTTGGGCCATTTAGCCGGATGAAGAGAAAGGCAAAGCAATCTGAATAG
- the LOC107423915 gene encoding tetraspanin-19 translates to MSSVARTCMQSFLKVVNSSLGIVGIAMTLYGLWMIRVWQRDMEEEGSSFDFKSTAPWFIYTFIGAGVTLCAITCLGHVAAGVANGCCLSCYMVIIFTLLLLETAIAADIFLNSDWEKDLPNDPTGRFNDFKDFVKSNFDIFKWIGLLIVLAQGLSILVAMVLKSIGPTKYYDSDEDYIPARLPLIKHDLHSAPYLEDEQCFASKNNSSKTKK, encoded by the exons ATGAGCAGCGTAGCAAGAACTTGCATGCAGTCATTTCTTAAAGTTGTGAATTCAAGTTTGGGGATCGTTGGAATTGCAATGACTCTATATGGCCTTTGGATGATCAGAGTTTGGCAGAGGGACATGGAGGAGGAAGGTTCATCGTTTGACTTTAAATCTACTGCTCCATG GTTTATATACACTTTCATAGGAGCTGGTGTTACTTTGTGTGCAATAACTTGTCTGGGCCATGTAGCTGCAGGGGTTGCAAATGGTTGTTGTCTCTCTTGT TATATGGTGATTATATTTACACTTCTTTTACTGGAGACTGCAATTGCAGCAGATATTTTCCTCAATTCTGACTGGGAGaag GATTTACCAAACGATCCTACTGGTAGGTTCAATGACTTCAAAGATTTTGTGAAGTCAAACTTTGATATATTTAAATGGATAGGCTTATTGATTGTCTTAGCACAG GGACTCTCAATCTTAGTTGCCATGGTACTGAAGTCTATAGGGCCAACAAAATACTATGACAGCGATGAGGATTATATTCCGGCAAGGCTTCCACTGATAAAGCATGATCTTCATTCGGCACCGTATCTTGAAGATGAACAGTGTTTTGCCTCCAAGAATAACTCCTCTAAG ACAAAGAAgtga
- the LOC107423855 gene encoding general transcription and DNA repair factor IIH subunit TFB2: MPQVKIIAKNFMDMVASLPAMKLDKLYANAFICEAILRSLPPLAKKYVLQMLFIEGPVSATSMQEWVLADGVSKHQVAIDRLIQLRLFTETADRKRETTYRLNPVLQANLQKLLTCGEVLPREPMPPNVTARLPSLEDLEAFALEKWECFLLQLINSSQAEKPTNISSSMMKIFQRGLLSQREKEAPRLTESGFQFLLMDTNAQLWYIIREYISNSEERGVDPADLISFLLELSFHVTGEAYNMNTLTDVQSNTIKDLSDLGLVKLQQGRKESWFIPTKLATNLSVSLADSSSRKQGFVVVETNFRMYAYSTSKLHCEILRLFSRIEYQLPNLIVGAITKESLYTAFENGITAEQIISFIQQNAHPRVAERIPSVPENVTDQIRLWESDLNRIEMTPAHHYDEFPSKEVFEAACDFAREWNGLLWEDSKKKRLVVKAEIHMHMRDFLRGQK; this comes from the exons ATGCCCCAGGTGAAGATCATAGCTAAGAATTTCATGGACATGGTGGCCTCCTTGCCCGCCATGAAGCTTGACAAGCTCTACGCCAATGCTTTCATCTGCGAAGCCATTCTAAG GTCTCTGCCACCTCTAGCCAAGAAATACGTTTTGCAAATGTTATTCATTGAGGGTCCAGTAAGCGCCACATCAATGCAGGAGTGGGTGCTTGCAGATGGGGTCTCCAAGCATCAAGTTGCAATTGATCGGTTAATTCAGTTAAGATTGTTTACTGAAACTGCTGACAG GAAAAGGGAAACAACTTACAGATTAAATCCTGTATTACAGGCTAACCTCCAGAAGCTTCTAACATGTGg TGAAGTTTTGCCAAGAGAGCCAATGCCTCCCAATGTTACAGCACGGCTTCCGAGCTTGGAGGATCTTGAGGCTTTTGCCCTGGAGAAGTGGGAG TGCTTCTTGCTGCAACTTATTAACTCATCTCAAGCTGAAAAGCCAACAAACATAAGCTCTTCTATGATGAAAATTTTCCAGCGGGGACTTTTGAGTCAAAG GGAGAAAGAAGCTCCACGATTAACAGAAAGTGGTTTCCAGTTCTTG CTGATGGATACAAATGCACAACTTTGGTATATCATCAGAGAATATATCTCTAACTCTGAG GAGAGAGGTGTAGATCCCGCAGATTTAATTTCATTCCTTCTAGAGCTTAGCTTTCATGTGACAGGCGAG GCCTATAATATGAATACATTGACCGATGTTCAGAGCAATACGATAAAGGACCTTTCAGACTTGGGATTAGTCAAGCTTCAGCAG GGTAGGAAGGAGAGTTGGTTTATACCTACTAAATTAGCCACAAATCTTTCCGTGAGCTTAGCAGATTCATCATCAAGAAAACAG GGGTTTGTGGTGGTGGAAACAAATTTTAGGATGTACGCCTACTCAACTTCTAAACTGCATTGTGAAATTTTACGTCTTTTCTCAAG GATAGAGTATCAACTTCCAAACCTTATAGTTGGAGCAATAACAAAGGAAAGCTTGTATACTGCATTTGAAAATGGCATAACAGCAGAGCAG ATAATCTCTTTTATTCAGCAGAATGCACATCCTCGTGTTGCAGAAAGAATACCATCTGTACCCGAGAATGTTACCGATCAG ATTAGGCTATGGGAGTCAGACCTTAACAGGATTGAGATGACTCCTGCCCATCATTATGATGAATTTCCTAGCAAG GAGGTCTTTGAGGCTGCTTGCGACTTTGCCCGTGAATGGAATGGGTTGTTGTGGGAGGATTCAAAGAAGAAGCGTCTGGTGGTCAAGGCAGAAATCCACATGCACATGCGGGATTTTCTTCGCGGTCAAAAGTAG
- the LOC107423886 gene encoding uncharacterized protein LOC107423886: MIPQQWSSPCGNQCTQKYAALTQIPWRVFCKKGCNSDGDTWEECLEDCNEICYKDPVLKDRQWSAYIDRSPGSDSYSEECFHACVSGCAYKFDMLTENVNKVRPNRPPKPPPPVLKPTTSPPVESKTTAEDVPSTSA; this comes from the exons ATGATACCTCAGCAATGGTCGTCTCCATGTGGTAACCAATGCACCCAGAAATACGCTGCTCTCACCCAGATTCCAT GGCGAGTTTTTTGCAAAAAGGGGTGCAACTCGGATGGAGACACTTGGGAAGAAT GTttggaggattgcaatgaaatCTGTTACAAGGACCCGGTCTTAAAGGACCGGCAGTGGAGTGCTTATATTGACCGCTCACCTGGGTCTGACAGTTACTCGGAG GAATGTTTCCATGCTTGTGTATCAGGCTGTGCTTACAAG TTTGATATGCTCACTGAGAACGTCAATAAAGTTCGGCCGAACAGGCCACCTAAGCCTCCTCCCCCTGTTTTAAAGCCAACCACCTCACCACCAGTTGAATCCAAAACAACTGCTGAAGACGTACCCAGCACCTCTGCTTAG